In Malus sylvestris chromosome 15, drMalSylv7.2, whole genome shotgun sequence, a single genomic region encodes these proteins:
- the LOC126602633 gene encoding probable polygalacturonase At3g15720, with translation MLEIPCGKTFKLKPVHFQGPCKSRSVQIKFFGTIIAPAYISGWTGCVGNSWLLFSNVDNLMINGSGKIDGQGENWWHKPKEHQKHKALRLSNCSNLHLRGLTHVNSPRSHIYISNSENVTLTNLNITAPESSPNTDGIHLSSSKNVSIHESTIATGDDCIAIKRNCSKINIKGIMCGPGHGISVGSLGAQGAYETVEEVFVGNCTFTESMYGARIKTWQGGSGYARNIHFQHIHLREAKNPIIIDQFYCNGRHDCKNSAVSVSNVTYFGVRGTSARKDAITLKCASTNCTNISMNKINISSWDYGSEVSAYCLNAKGTSSCTTPTVPCLNGVCEGGGDCGSEDFVFY, from the exons ATGCTTGAAATACCTTGCGGAAAGACATTTAAACTGAAACCCGTGCATTTCCAGGGCCCCTGCAAGTCGAGATCAGTTCAAATTAAG TTTTTTGGAACTATCATTGCTCCTGCGTATATAAGTGGATGGACTGGTTGTGTTGGAAATAGCTGGCTACTATTTTCAAACGTGGACAACCTCATGATCAATGGATCGGGAAAGATCGACGGCCAGGGTGAAAATTGGTGGCATAAACCAAAGGaacaccaaaaacacaaa GCTTTACGCCTCAGCAACTGCTCTAATCTTCATCTTAGGGGACTTACTCATGTTAATAGCCCAAGAAGCCATATTTATATCAGTAACAGTGAAAATGTAACTCTTACTAATCTCAATATAACTGCACCTGAATCAAGCCCTAACACAGATGGAATTCATCTCTCAAGCTCAAAAAATGTGAGCATCCATGAAAGCACCATTGCAACTG gGGATGACTGCATTGCTATCAAGCGAAATTGTTCCAAGATCAATATTAAAGGGATTATGTGTGGCCCAGGGCATGGTATAAG CGTGGGAAGCCTTGGAGCACAAGGAGCGTATGAAACAGTTGAAGAAGTGTTCGTGGGAAATTGTACCTTCACAGAGTCCATGTATGGAGCAAGGATCAAGACCTGGCAG GGAGGTTCAGGGTACGCCAGGAACATacatttccaacacatccatCTTAGGGAAGCTAAAAATCCGATCATCATTGACCAATTTTACTGCAATGGTCGACACGATTGCAAAAATTCG GCAGTGTCAGTGAGCAATGTTACATATTTTGGTGTGAGGGGAACTAGTGCTAGGAAGGATGCAATCACATTGAAGTGTGCAAGTACAAATTGCACCAACATTTCAATGAACAAGATTAACATTTCATCATGGGACTATGGAAGTGAGGTTTCTGCTTATTGTCTGAATGCAAAAGGAACATCAAGCTGCACCACACCTACTGTGCCTTGCCTGAACGGTGTTTGCGAGGGTGGAGGTGACTGTGGAAGTGAAGATTTTGTCTTTTATTAA
- the LOC126602439 gene encoding DEAD-box ATP-dependent RNA helicase 15 — translation MGETRDDVYDEELVDYEEEEEKAPDSAAKVNGEAPKKGYVGIHSSGFRDFLLKPELLRSIVDSGFEHPSEVQHECIPQAILGMDVICQAKSGMGKTAVFVLSSLQQIDPVAGQVSALVLCHTRELAYQICHEFERFSTYLPDLKVAVFYGGVNIKLHKDLLKNECPHIVVGTPGRILALARDKDLSLKNVRHFILDECDKMLESLDMRRDVQEIFKMTPHDKQVMMFSATLSKDIRPVCKKFMQDPMEIYVDDEAKLTLHGLVQHYIKLTEAEKNRKLNDLLDALDFNQVVIFVKSVSRAAELNKLLSECNFPSICIHSGMSQEERLKRYKGFKEGQNRILVATDLVGRGIDIERVNIVINYDMPDSADTYLHRVGRAGRFGTKGLAITFVSSAADSDVLNDVQERFEVDIKELPEQIDTATYMPS, via the exons ATGGGCGAAACAAGGGACGACGTCTACGACGAGGAGCTCGTTGATtacgaagaagaggaggagaaggCCCCTGACTCTGCAGCTAAAGTCAACGGCGAAGCCcccaaaaa GGGATATGTTGGAATTCACAGTTCAGGGTTCAGAGATTTCCTTTTGAAGCCTGAGCTTCTTCGGTCTATTGTCGACTCTGGATTTGAGCATCCTTCTGAAG TGCAACATGAATGTATCCCTCAAGCTATCCTCGGAATGGATGTTATTTGTCAAGCTAAATCTGGGATGGGAAAAACTGCTGTTTTTGTTCTATCATCTTTACAGCAGATCGACCCTGTCGCAGGCCAAGTCTCTGCCCTTGTCCTTTGCCATACTAGAGAATTAGCATACCAG ATTTGTCATGAATTTGAGAGGTTCAGTACATACTTGCCTGATCTCAAGGTTGCTGTCTTCTATGGTGGTGTTAATATCAAACTTCACAAAGATTTACTGAAAAATGAATGCCCACACATTGTTGTTGGAACTCCTGGAAGAATACTAGCACTGGCAAGAGATAAAGACCTCTCCTTGAAGAATGTGAGGCATTTTATCCTTGATGAATGCGACAAGATGCTTGAATCACTCG ACATGAGGAGAGATGTGCAGGAGATCTTCAAGATGACGCCTCACGATAAGCAAGTGATGATGTTTTCCGCAACACTCAGCAAAGACATCCGCCCAGTTTGCAAGAAATTTATGCAAGAT CCTATGgaaatatatgttgatgatgaaGCCAAGTTGACCTTGCATGGTCTAGTGCAG CACTACATCAAGTTAACTGAGGCAGAGAAGAACCGCAAGTTGAATGACCTCCTTGATGCATTGGACTTCAATCAAGTTGTTATATTCGTCAAAAGCGTTAGCAGAGCTGCTGAgctgaacaaactactttcaGAGTGTAACTTTCCCTCTATATGCATCCATTCTGGAATGAGCCAAGAAGAAAG GTTGAAGCGGTACAAAGGATTCAAGGAGGGTCAGAACAGGATTCTTGTGGCAACTGATTTAGTCGGTAGAGGAATTGACATTGAGCGTGTTAACATTGTTATCAACTACGACATGCCAGATTCCGctgacacttatttacacagg GTTGGCAGAGCTGGTAGGTTTGGCACCAAAGGTCTTGCAATTACGTTTGTTTCATCCGCAGCAGACTCTGATGTTCTAAATGAT GTTCAGGAGAGGTTTGAGGTTGATATAAAGGAGCTTCCTGAACAGATCGATACTGCCACATACA TGCCATCTTAA
- the LOC126602442 gene encoding protein BUNDLE SHEATH DEFECTIVE 2, chloroplastic-like, giving the protein MAYALYLAPSSSLKITPEPGNHSATQKLVRIDKLLQISPAARFNQLKAKAEKSNESVKPNSMICPDCDANGAVLCSQCKGSGVNSVDLFGGRFKAGDSCWLCGGRKEMLCGNCNGAGFLGGFMSTSDSTAE; this is encoded by the exons ATGGCTTATGCTTTGTACTTGGCACCTTCAAGTTCCTTGAAAATCACCCCAGAACCAG GCAACCATAGCGCTACTCAAAAGCTGGTTCGAATAGATAAGCTGCTGCAAATTTCTCCTGCCGCTAGATTTAACCAGCTCAAAGCTAAG GCTGAGAAAAGCAATGAAAGCGTAAAACCTAACAGCATGATTTGCCCTGATTGTGATGCAAATG GTGCAGTTCTGTGCTCACAGTGCAAAGGTAGTGGAGTGAACTCTGTTGATCTCTTCGGTGGACGGTTTAAAGCCGGTGACTCGTGCTGGCTCTGCGG TGGAAGAAAAGAGATGTTGTGCGGAAATTGCAACGGAGCTGGGTTTCTCGGAGGTTTCATGAGTACTTCCGATAGTACGGCCGAATGA
- the LOC126602440 gene encoding probable carboxylesterase 17, with the protein MSIVEEAPDFLQVFSDGSVKRFSPGVASASPESTDGFKSKDVIIDSSKPITGRIFLPSNPTSSKKLPVVVNFHGGGFCIGSTTWLGYHHFLGGLAVASQSIVVSVDYRLAPENRLPIAYEDCYYTFDWLSRQASSEPWLDKADLSRVFLTGDSAGGNITHNVAVKAICNRISCVKIRGLLLVHPYFGSEKRTEKEMAEEGAKDVASNDMFWRLSIPKGSNRDYFGCNFEKTELSASEWSDEFPAVVVYVAGLDFLKERGVMYAEFLQKKGVKEVKLVEAEKESHVFHVFDPVSVGAGLLQRNMGEFIRSY; encoded by the coding sequence ATGTCCATTGTTGAAGAAGCACCGGACTTTCTTCAAGTTTTTTCCGATGGATCTGTAAAACGCTTTTCACCCGGGGTGGCTTCTGCCTCACCAGAATCAACCGACGGATTCAAGTCCAAGGATGTGATTATTGACTCATCGAAACCCATTACGGGAAGGATTTTCCTTCCTAGTAATCCAACATCTTCGAAGAAGCTTCCGGTTGTGGTTAATTTTCACGGTGGTGGCTTCTGCATTGGCTCAACCACATGGCTTGGCTACCATCATTTCTTAGGAGGCTTAGCTGTTGCATCCCAATCCATTGTTGTTTCCGTTGACTATCGTTTAGCTCCAGAGAACCGGCTCCCCATAGCTTATGAAGACTGCTATTACACGTTCGATTGGCTTAGTCGCCAAGCAAGCTCTGAACCATGGCTGGACAAAGCTGATCTCTCTCGGGTTTTTCTCACCGGGGACAGCGCTGGAGGGAACATAACACACAACGTTGCTGTCAAAGCCATTTGCAATCGAATCAGTTGTGTCAAAATAAGGGGATTGTTGTTGGTACATCCTTATTTTGGGAGTGAAAAGAGAACCGAGAAAGAGATGGCTGAAGAGGGAGCAAAGGATGTGGCGAGCAATGACATGTTTTGGCGACTAAGCATACCTAAAGGCTCCAACCGAGACTATTTCGGTTGTAACTTTGAAAAGACCGAACTGTCTGCAAGCGAATGGAGCGATGAGTTCCCTGCTGTGGTTGTTTATGTGGCTGGCTTGGATTTTTTAAAAGAGAGAGGAGTGATGTATGCAGAGTTTCTGCAGAAAAAAGGAGTTAAAGAAGTGAAGCTGGTGGAGGCGGAGAAGGAGTCTCATGTGTTTCATGTCTTTGATCCCGTTTCAGTGGGGGCCGGTTTGCTTCAGAGAAATATGGGTGAATTCATCAGGAGCTATTAG
- the LOC126602441 gene encoding SPX domain-containing protein 1-like translates to MKFSKSLGILIEEALPEWRDKFLSYKDLKKQLKLIYPKDGDKPPNKRPRLSDDDDDRADGEGGEVSKEVTDFVRLLENELEKFNAFFEEKEEDYVIRWKELQDRVADAKDSNEELMNVGREIVDFHGEMVLLENYSALNYTGLLKILKKHDKRTGALIRLPFVQRVMQQPFFTTDVLNKLVKECEVMLDHVFSKNDPSAPSEATKVEERCESTAVTENRDRIFKAPTELAEIKQMESVYVKQTVSALRVLKEVRSGSSTVSAFSLPPLQMNVMEEDLKNMPVLEQVAK, encoded by the exons ATGAAGTTCTCGAAGAGCCTCGGCATCCTGATCGAGGAGGCCTTGCCGGAATGGCGGGACAAGTTTCTGTCGtacaaggacttgaagaagcaGCTGAAGCTGATCTACCCCAAAGACGGAGACAAGCCTCCCAATAAACGGCCTAGATTGTCTGACGACGACGACGATCGTGCTGACGGCGAGGGCGGTGAGGTTTCCAAGGAGGTAACGGATTTCGTGAGGTTGTTGGAGAACGAATTGGAAAAGTTTAATGCTTTTTttgaggagaaggaggaagattACGTTATTCGATGGAAG GAGCTGCAAGACAGGGTAGCGGACGCAAAGGATTCAAATGAAGAGTTGATGAATGTAGGGAGAGAGATAGTTGATTTTCATGGAGAGAtggttttgttagaaaattaCAGCGCCCTTAACTATACAG GACTATTGAAGATACTAAAGAAACATGACAAGCGAACTGGTGCTCTAATTCGCCTTCCTTTTGTCCAAAGGGTCATGCAACAACCATTCTTCACTACTGATGTACTAAACAAGCTTGTAAAGGAGTGCGAGGTGATGCTCGATCATGTTTTCTCCAAGAATGACCCATCAGCCCCATCTGAAGCAACCAAAGTGGAAGAACGGTGCGAGTCTACGGCTGTGACTGAAAATAGAGATAGGATATTTAAAGCGCCTACAGAACTTGCAGAAATAAAACAGATGGAGAGCGTCTATGTGAAGCAAACTGTGTCAGCATTGCGTGTCTTGAAAGAGGTACGGAGTGGAAGCTCAACTGTGAGTGCCTTCTCATTGCCCCCTTTGCAAATGAATGTGATGGAAGAGGATTTGAAGAATATGCCTGTTTTAGAACAAGTAGCCAAATAA
- the LOC126604609 gene encoding RNA-dependent RNA polymerase 6 — MESEASETSTVVTQLSFGGFGRHVKASDLVTYLEDEIGLVYRCRLKTSWTPQESFPNFELIDPSNIARTNDYIMVEPHAFVHFAMPESVTFAMDAAGRSQLFYNNEPLKVSLGPENPYFLNRRRRDKAPFKLSDVCVDIGSLVRQDEFFVAWRGPTYGVDFIVDPFDGTCKFCFTRDTAFSFKGIKKHAVIKCDFMVEFLVRDVSEIKQYTDTAYHVILLRLASSPWVSYRTADDDIDQSVPFNLLDDDDPWIRTTDFTPSGAIGRCNCYRVSIPPRHGAKLKRTMDYLREHRVREVCLKRPPKVQNEPDFGMPASDPFFCIHYKDDISFEIMFLVNAVMHKGIFNQHQLSDSFFDLLRSQPKEVNVAALNHLCTYKHPEFDACKRLKVVQDWLLKNPKLFKDPKRLDDISEVRRLIITPTKAYCLPPEVELSNRVLRKYKEVADRFLRVTFMDEGMQTINSHVLNSYVAPIVKEIMTNASPQKTNVFKRVKTILTDGFYLCSRKYSFLAFSSNQLKDRSAWFFAEDMNIAILDIKKWMGKFANKNIAKCAARMGLCFSSTYATVDVPLSEVNFDLPDIKRNEYDFSDGIGKITPDLAMKVAEKLKLDRDPPCAYQIRYAGCKGVVACWPSNGDGYRLSLRPSMNKFKSCHTILEICSWTRLQPGFLNRQIITLLSALDVPDEIFWRKQERMVLKLNRMLVDTDVAFDVLTGSCAEQGNAAAIMLSAGFKPQTEPHLRGMLTCIRAAQLWGLREKARIFVPSGRWLMGCLDELGVLEQGQCFVQVSTPSLQNCFANHGSRFDKIEKNLQVIKGLVVIAKNPCLHPGDIRILEAVDAPELRHLHDCILFPQKGDRPHTNEASGSDLDGDLYFVTWDEDLIPPSKKSWTPMMYDPQEAKPHGRPITQMDIINFFAKNMVNENLGAICNAHVVHADRSDYGAMDENCLLLAEYAALAVDFPKTGKTVALPAHLKPKMYPDFMGKEEHQTYKSTKILGRLYRHIRDAYDEEMATSLELNYTPGDIPYDMDLEIPGATDFIADAWEKKCSYDGQVKGLMGQYKVKREEEIVTGHVWSIPKSNSKKQGELKERLKQSYGALKKEFRLIFENRDPNIESLTDDEKSILYEQKASAWYQVTYHPKWVKRSIHLQEPDVAGNVAMLSFAWITADYLARIKIKRRGVEHIDSPKPINSLSKYLADRM; from the exons ATGGAATCTGAAGCAAGTGAAACTAGCACAGTGGTAACTCAACTTAGTTTTGGTGGATTTGGTAGACATGTGAAGGCAAGCGATCTTGTAACGTACTTGGAAGATGAAATTGGGCTTGTATATAGGTGCAGGTTGAAAACATCTTGGACCCCTCAAGAGTCCTTTCCAAATTTTGAGCTCATTGATCCTTCAAATATTGCAAGAACAAATGATTATATCATGGTGGAGCCTCATGCATTTGTGCATTTTGCCATGCCTGAGTCAGTAACTTTTGCTATGGATGCAGCAGGGCGTTCTCAACTCTTTTACAACAATGAACCATTGAAAGTAAGTTTGGGTCCTGAGAATCCATATTTCTTGAATAGGAGGAGGAGGGATAAAGCTCCATTCAAGTTATCTGATGTATGTGTCGACATTGGAAGTTTAGTTCGTCAAGATGAGTTTTTTGTCGCTTGGAGAGGACCCACTTATGGTGTTGACTTTATTGTGGATCCTTTTGATGGAACATGCAAATTTTGTTTTACCAGAGACACTGCATTTTCATTTAAGGGGATAAAGAAGCATGCAGTCATTAAATGCGATTTTATGGTAGAGTTCTTGGTAAGAGACGTTTCTGAAATCAAGCAATACACAGATACTGCATATCATGTAATTCTGTTGCGGCTGGCTTCATCACCCTGGGTTTCGTATAGAACTGCTGATGATGACATTGACCAATCAGTCCCATTTAATCTGTTGGATGATGATGATCCTTGGATTAGAACCACGGATTTTACTCCTAGTGGGGCTATTGGGCGTTGTAATTGCTACAGAGTTTCAATACCCCCCCGACATGGTGCAAAGTTGAAGAGGACCATGGATTATCTTCGAGAACACAGGGTGCGGGAGGTTTGCCTCAAACGGCCTCCTAAGGTTCAAAACGAACCTGATTTTGGAATGCCTGCTTCGGATCCTTTCTTCTGTATTCATTATAAGGATGATATTTCGTTTGAGATAATGTTCTTGGTTAATGCAGTAATGCACAAGGGCATTTTTAATCAGCACCAGTTGTCGGACAGTTTCTTTGATTTACTGAGGAGCCAACCAAAGGAGGTCAATGTGGCTGCATTGAACCACTTGTGCACTTACAAGCACCCAGAATTTGATGCCTGTAAGAGACTGAAAGTTGTTCAAGATTGGTTGCTGAAGAACCCCAAGCTTTTCAAGGATCCTAAGCGATTGGATGACATTTCTGAAGTTAGGAGGTTGATTATCACCCCAACTAAAGCCTACTGTCTTCCGCCAGAGGTTGAACTTTCCAATAGGGTTCTTAGAAAGTATAAGGAAGTTGCTGATCGGTTCTTAAGGGTTACCTTTATGGATGAAGGTATGCAGACAATCAACTCTCATGTTCTGAACTCTTATGTTGCTCCTATTGTGAAGGAAATTATGACGAACGCCTCTCCTCAGAAAACAAATGTATTCAAAAGGGTGAAGACAATTTTGACTGACGGCTTTTACTTGTGTAGTCGTAAGTACTCTTTCTTGGCCTTCTCATCCAATCAATTGAAGGATCGTTCTGCCTGGTTTTTTGCTGAAGACATGAACATTGCTATCCTTGACATCAAAAAATGGATGGGAAAGTTCGCCAACAAAAATATTGCTAAATGTGCTGCTAGGATGGGCCTATGCTTTTCTTCTACATATGCAACGGTAGACGTTCCATTAAGTGAAGTTAATTTTGACCTTCCAGATATCAAGAGGAATGAGTATGATTTTTCTGATGGGATTGGTAAGATTACTCCTGACCTCGCAATGAAAGTCGCAGAGAAGTTGAAACTCGACAGAGATCCACCTTGTGCATATCAAATAAGATATGCTGGCTGTAAAGGGGTTGTGGCTTGTTGGCCATCCAATGGTGATGGGTACCGGCTTTCTTTAAGGCCTAGTATGAACAAGTTTAAGTCATGCCATACTATACTGGAAATTTGTTCTTGGACTAGGTTGCAGCCGGGTTTTCTAAACAGGCAGATCATCACATTACTTTCTGCACTAGATGTTCCAGATGAGATATTCTGGAGAAAGCAGGAGAGAATGGTTTTAAAGTTAAACCGGATGCTTGTGGACACAGATGTGGCATTTGATGTTCTCACTGGCTCTTGCGCTGAGCAAGGAAATGCAGCAGCTATAATGCTGAGTGCTGGTTTCAAGCCCCAGACAGAACCTCATCTACGGGGCATGTTAACCTGTATACGAGCCGCTCAGCTTTGGGGCCTTAGGGAAAAGGCTAGGATTTTTGTTCCTTCTGGAAGATGGCTTATGGGATGTCTAGATGAGCTAGGGGTACTTGAGCAAGGCCAGTGCTTTGTCCAAGTGTCTACCCCGTCACTACAGAATTGTTTTGCCAATCATGGCTCTAGGTTTGATAAGATTGAGAAGAATCTTCAAGTGATTAAGGGGCTTGTTGTGATAGCAAAGAATCCTTGCCTTCATCCCGGAGATATAAGGATTCTTGAAGCAGTTGATGCCCCTGAGTTACGCCACTTGCATGATTGCATTCTTTTCCCTCAGAAGGGTGATAGGCCCCACACAAATGAAGCTTCTGGAAGTGACCTCGATGGGGACCTTTACTTTGTTACTTGGGATGAAGATCTTATTCCCCCAAGTAAGAAGAGCTGGACTCCTATGATGTATGATCCTCAAGAAGCCAAACCTCATGGGCGTCCTATAActcagatg gatattataaatttttttgcgAAAAACATGGTGAATGAGAACTTAGGGGCTATATGCAATGCACATGTGGTTCATGCTGACCGTAGTGATTATGGGGCTATGGATGAGAACTGCCTTCTATTAGCTGAGTATGCAGCATTAGCAGTTGATTTTCCAAAAACTGGAAAGACTGTTGCCTTGCCAGCACATCTAAAGCCGAAGATGTACCCTGATTTCATGGGGAAGGAGGAGCACCAGACGTACAAGTCAACTAAAATTTTGGGGCGACTATATCGCCACATTAGAGATGCTTATGACGAAGAAATGGCAACCTCTTTGGAGCTGAATTATACTCCTGGTGACATCCCATATGATATGGATCTGGAGATTCCTGGAGCCACTGATTTTATAGCTGACGCGTGGGAGAAAAAGTGCTCTTATGATGGCCAGGTGAAGGGTCTAATGGGGCAATACAAAGttaagagagaagaagagattgTTACTGGGCATGTTTGGTCCATCCCCAAATCCAACAGCAAGAAGCAAGGGGAGCTGAAGGAGCGGTTGAAGCAATCCTACGGTGCTCTTAAAAAAGAATTCAGGCTAATTTTTGAGAACAGGGATCCAAATATTGAATCTCTTACTGATGATGAGAAGAGTATACTGTATGAACAGAAGGCATCGGCATGGTACCAGGTGACTTACCACCCGAAATGGGTGAAAAGATCAATCCATTTGCAAGAGCCGGATGTTGCTGGAAATGTGGCGATGTTGAGCTTTGCCTGGATTACAGCGGACTACCTTGCACGAATCAAGATCAAGCGCCGCGGAGTGGAACATATTGATTCTCCGAAGCCTATCAACTCTTTGTCGAAGTACCTAGCTGATCGAATGTGA